A region of Candidatus Schekmanbacteria bacterium DNA encodes the following proteins:
- a CDS encoding glutamine-hydrolyzing GMP synthase, whose amino-acid sequence MSWDKEKILILDFGSQYTQLIARKIRELKVYCEIHPYNTSIEKIIDFSPKGIVLSGGPASVRENQSPQCDEKIFDLGIPVLGICYGFQLMSRHFGGKVSESPKREYGRAVINVLNDDPIFEGIKELDEEKRIVWMSHGDYVEELPESFKRIAITENCKNASAKHINKEFYGLQFHPEVAHTVKGKEILSNFLFHICKCNGLWDMGSFVEQKVEEIRRTVGNGKVLLALSGGVDSSVASVLINKAVGHRLHCIFVNNGVLRKGEAEKVVSTFKNHFDINLSYVNAEKEFLDLLKGVTDPEKKRKIIGNHFIKVFEKEAEKLGGFEYLAQGTLYPDVIESVSCNGPSATIKSHHNVGGLPEKFNFKLIEPFRELFKDEVRLVGKSLGLPEDVIYRQPFPGPGLAIRIIGEVTPERLNILREADSIVVEEIKKADLYKKIWQSFAVLLPVKTVGIMGDERTYENVVAVRAVESLDGMTADWVKLPHELLEKISNRIINEVRGVNRVVYDISSKPPSTIEWE is encoded by the coding sequence ATGAGTTGGGACAAAGAAAAGATATTGATTCTTGATTTTGGCTCCCAATATACACAACTCATTGCGCGCAAAATCAGGGAGCTGAAGGTGTATTGTGAGATACATCCATATAATACAAGCATAGAAAAAATTATTGATTTTTCTCCCAAAGGGATCGTTCTGTCAGGCGGTCCTGCAAGTGTAAGAGAGAATCAATCTCCGCAGTGTGATGAAAAAATATTCGATCTGGGTATCCCTGTTCTTGGAATATGCTATGGTTTTCAACTTATGTCGCGTCACTTTGGAGGAAAGGTGAGCGAATCTCCAAAAAGAGAATACGGCAGAGCAGTCATAAATGTTTTGAATGATGACCCAATATTTGAAGGGATAAAAGAGCTCGATGAAGAAAAAAGGATTGTCTGGATGAGTCATGGTGACTATGTTGAAGAGCTCCCAGAATCATTTAAAAGAATCGCTATAACGGAAAACTGCAAAAATGCTTCTGCAAAACACATAAACAAGGAATTTTATGGACTTCAGTTCCATCCTGAAGTTGCGCATACAGTAAAAGGGAAGGAAATATTGAGCAATTTCCTATTTCACATCTGTAAATGCAATGGGCTCTGGGATATGGGCTCATTTGTCGAGCAGAAAGTAGAGGAAATAAGAAGGACTGTTGGTAATGGAAAAGTCCTCCTTGCATTGAGCGGTGGAGTTGATTCGTCAGTTGCCTCGGTTTTGATAAATAAAGCAGTTGGACATCGCCTCCATTGCATCTTTGTAAATAACGGAGTACTTCGTAAAGGTGAAGCCGAAAAGGTAGTTTCCACATTCAAGAACCATTTTGACATCAATCTTTCCTATGTCAATGCAGAGAAAGAATTTCTTGATTTGTTGAAAGGAGTAACAGATCCTGAAAAAAAGAGAAAAATCATAGGCAACCATTTTATAAAGGTTTTTGAGAAAGAAGCTGAAAAATTGGGCGGTTTCGAATATTTGGCACAGGGCACTCTATACCCTGATGTAATTGAAAGTGTTTCCTGCAACGGACCTTCTGCCACTATAAAAAGCCATCACAATGTTGGTGGGTTGCCCGAAAAATTTAATTTTAAATTGATTGAACCTTTTAGAGAACTTTTCAAAGATGAAGTCAGATTAGTTGGAAAGTCATTAGGATTACCAGAAGATGTAATATATAGACAGCCATTTCCCGGACCGGGACTTGCTATAAGAATTATCGGTGAAGTTACTCCTGAAAGATTGAATATTCTCCGCGAAGCAGACAGTATAGTTGTTGAAGAAATTAAAAAAGCAGACCTTTATAAAAAAATATGGCAGTCCTTTGCAGTCCTTCTTCCTGTCAAAACTGTGGGTATAATGGGGGATGAAAGGACTTATGAAAATGTCGTGGCTGTCAGAGCTGTAGAGAGTCTCGATGGAATGACTGCTGACTGGGTCAAGCTTCCGCATGAACTTTTGGAAAAAATATCAAATCGAATAATCAATGAAGTAAGAGGCGTAAATAGAGTTGTTTATGACATAAGTTCGAAGCCGCCAAGCACGATTGAATGGGAATAA